Part of the Henckelia pumila isolate YLH828 chromosome 2, ASM3356847v2, whole genome shotgun sequence genome is shown below.
AGCGAGGGGATGGAGTGGCTACTGTGATTCAGAGTGCAGGTATCAGTAGCCTCCAAGGAAGGCACAGGAATAGCTTGCGGAAAACCAAGATCCATCTCACCGACCCCTGAAGAAGCACCAACCTCTTCCTCCACCTCACGAGCCCAAGAAAGGGCCAAGCCGAGGTCAGGTCCCTCATGGGGAGCGACAACTGACTGCGGGGCGGGAGCACCAGCATCACCTCCCATCGTAGCATCACTACACCCAGAAGCAAGGTCCTTAACAACATCTCCATCCACAGGGAGATCTGGACTCTGCTCAGCAGACTCAAAAGGAGCCTCAGTCCTCAACTCATAGCGACAAAGATCAGGCTCCTCAGGTAAAGACTCAAGAACTTGGAAGACATTCTGAGTACGCGGGGCAGCCTGAGGAGGTGGCCGCCGCCGCTGGTTATGTCTTCTCTTTTTTGTGGTCCAAGTGCCCGCACCAGGGGCAAAAGGAGCAGGGCCACCCGGGGTCACTGAGTGACCTGCCTCCTGAGGCTGCGGAGGAGGGTTCTCGGTCACAACCTTTTCCTTCCCAACGGAGGGCTTTGGACGAGGAGGTCTTGGGTTTTTCCCGTGGGAATAGCACACAACGGTAGAATGACCCAACATCTTGCAATCAGTGCAAAAGGACGGGACCTTCTCATAAACTACTTCAATCTCTTGGGTATGCTCACCCCATCCAACCTACACGTGCTTAATTCGCTCGTCAAGCACGTTCATTTACACACAAACCCGGGCAAAAGCCCCTCTCGATCTCTCCGCCGTATGCTCATCCAATTTAATTGGATTCCCAAGAATTCTGGCGATAGCATACAGACTCTTCTTGTTATACAAGTGCAAGGGAAGCTCAGGAAATCGGACCCAGACTGGGGCAATAGGCGACTCAGCCTCGAACTTGAATtcagggtttagggtttagggtttagggtttttttttttttttttttttttttaaaaaaaacaccgccggaagcggggggggggggggttaggcagacccctaccaGTATATAGACATAAAAGGAAATACAAGGAAACCTAAAGGAGGAGGGTGACTAGACCAAGACCTCCTCAAAAGGCTATACAAAGCAAATAAAAACATCATAACATCTAGGGAATCAAGAGATAAAAAATCCATAGCAACCCTAGAAACTATATCAGTGATAACAAAAAACTGCAACCTCTAGCGAAAGAGATACCAGAAGCCCTCCATATCAGCAAAAAAATCAGAGACATCCACAGCTCAAGCTAGCCAATAAAAGACCAGGCAAAGAAGCACGGATGAGGAACATCAGTCAAAATCTAAAACGCTAGCAATGCGGACCCCAGAAGTCAGCGAGAGCGACAAAAAATACCATCAAAGCGGGTGGTCAGAACTATGCAAGAAAAGGACCAGAAGAACGTCAACTGAGAAGTCACTGTGCAAAAGAGGCCGCCAGAAGAAAGAGAAGGCAACCGCAAACCAGTCGACCCATGCAAATAAGTAACGGGGATATGAATGTCTGAAACCAGCCACATCCAATAGCTAAGCAAAACAGCCCCAGAGAAGCAGAGGGCAGCAGATCCCAATAGTAGCAAGAGACCCATAAAGGCAGATTCGGCCATGGAAAAAAAATCCCCAAAAGCGCCCGACAAATCCTAACCCTCAGAGGAGCAGTAAGGCCAAGAATGAACTGCAAAAGACCTCCAAAAGATCCGGAAAGAGACCGAAAAGGTGTACCTGCAAAGAGAATAAATATctacatatatctaaatctaggatgacctagaCCAAAAAAAGGGccaaacaaagaaaaagagaagCCCAAGAGAGACGGCTATGGTCGTGTGAGGCTATAGGAGAGCGTGAGGCTCAATGTGAAACTAAAGCAAAAGAAAAGCCCTGGAGAAACAGACAGGGCCTGGCCAATCCATCTCCCGAAGGAAGCAAAGCGAGAGAGCAGGGAGACTGACAAACTCCAAATACTCCGGAAAGAGGCCGGAGAGCATGTAcctgcaaagaaaaataaatagctacatatatctaaatctaggatgacctagaTCAACAAGGAGATCAAAGAAAGAAACAGAAGGCCCAAAAGAACCGGCTATCAGTGAGCGTGAGGCTCTAAGAAAACCTAGCTCTAAGGTAAGGAAGCCCGGAAGAATCAGAACGGGCCAAGGGAGCAATATGAGTGGGTAAGGGAGCACCAAACTCATCTAAAAACTGCCTGTGATCATGAGCATGCCGCGCCAGCGCATCTGCCACCGAATTCCCTTCCCTATACACATGAGAGAAATGAACCAGCCGATTGCTCACCAAAATACACGTCCGCGACACAATATGATCCAAATCCCAGCGACACCTCCGAGAACGAAGAATCTGAATGGCTATCTGGGAATCAGTCTCAATCCAAAGGGGAAAAAGGCTATGGTCAGAACAGAAGAGGACACCCCTCCATATCGCCCAAAGCTCCGCACGGACATTGGACCCCGTACCAATGAACTCACTGAAAAAACCCAAAGTACGACCAGAAGAATCCCTGACAACACCACCCACCGAAGACTCACCCGGATTCCCTCTAGAACTCCCATCAACATTAAGCTTGAAAAACCCAGGCGGAGGCCTTAACCAACGGACAATCGCAGTCTTCTGCGTCCGTTGTAATCGCACCGAGATACCCATGGAACGCGCAGCCTGAAAGACCCCCAGCCAAAGGCCGGGCTTGATCGTGGCTGCAGAATGAGACAGTCTCAAGTATGACAAGATCTGAAATTTGACCGTCTCCGTAGAAGGGGATAAGCGACGGTGCTTAGCATCATTGCGTGCAGTCCAAAGGAACCAAAGCACGACGAAAGGAAGGAACTCCTTCACATTACCCCCAGGAGACCACTCGCGACCCCGCTTCCAAGCACTGAAGAACAACCGAAAGTCCTCAGTGTCAGGGATGTGCACACGGAAAATAGCCCCAAAGAAATGCCAGACAGAACGAGCGAGGGGACTATTAATGAAAACGTGTGTGAGCGTCTCAGCCCTCTCACAACACTGACATTTGGAAGCAAGGGTAAAACCACGCCGCTGAAGCACCTCATCAACAGGCAGCCACCGGTGCCAAAATCTCCACAAGAAAAAGGACATGGTGGGCCTCATCCAACGACCCCAGCAAGGGGTCAAAAAACCCAAAACCTGCCCTCTCGGGCGGACCTGCTCCCAAGCAGATCTCACCGAAAAAGCCCCATCAGAACTGTGGATCCAAAGAGCCACATCCGGCTCATCCACAACAATAGGAATCTGCGCTATCTCCTCCGCCAAAGCGGAAGGAACAAAAGCACAGAGAGTATCAAAATTCCATGCTCCCTCCGAAAGGAAGCTGGACACACACGCACCCCGATCACCTCTGACAATGCAGCGGCTCGACAAAGGGGTATCACCCAACCACCTGTCATCCCAAAAAGAAACCTCCCCACAGCCAATACGCCACCGAATACCAGGCTCCGCACGAGGCCGAATCTGAAGCAAGAGACGCCAAGTAGGCGAGATGGCACCACGGGAGGGGGCACAAACAGGACTCACAGACCTACAATACTTCCTCAACAGGAATCTCGCCCAAAGCGATGTACCCTGTCGGCATCTGAACCACAGCTTCATAGAAAAGCTATCAACAATGTCTTTTAGCCGACGAAAGCCAAGGCCGCCTTCACGCACCGGAAGACAGGCCCGAGACCACTTAGCCCAATGCCACTTTTTCTCCAGAGGACGAGAGCCCCAGAGACGGGAGCGACGACGAGCAGTACAACCAGGAGCAAAGATCATGGAACTCTTGGCCACATTCACCAATTGACCAGAACAATTCTCATAATGGGCCAAAAAGTCTTTGAGGCACTGCATACCCCGAGACCCCCCATTGGCAAAAATAATGACATCATCAGCATAAGCCAGATGGGAGATCGGCAAGTCACACCCAGACCGGTATCTCAAATCAGGAGTCTGGAGGAACAAACGATCGAGACCGCGGGACAAGTACTCAGCTCCAAGAATGAAAAGAAGAGGGGACAAAGGGTCCCCCTGACGCAAGCCCCTCGCGGAACCAAAGAAGCCAGTAGGGGTACCATTGATATTAACAGAGAATTTGCAAAAAGAAATGCAAGCCCGCACCATCCTCACGACCTGTTCGGAAAAGCCAAACCGCGTGAGAACATCCAAGAGAAAAGACCATTGGACTCTATCATAAGCCTTGGCCATGTCCAATTTCAAAATGACATTACCACCACGGGAAGGGAGGTTAAGGCTGTGAGTAAGTTCCTGAGCGAGAAGGATATTATCAGCAATCATCCGACCCGGAACAAAACCACTCTGGTTCTGAGAAATAAGCCTCCCAACCCCAGAACTCAGTCGAGAGTACAAAAGCTTCGAGATGATCTTATTCGAGACATTACACAGGCTAATGGGACGGAAGTCCGTCCAGGCATGAGCACCCTCGACTTTAGGAATCAATGTGATAGAGGTGGCAGTGAAGCCTTGAGGCAAAGGAGAGCCATTAAAAAAATCAAGGACGGCGTCCATGACATCCTTCTGCACAAAATCCCAGCAGCTCTGAAAAAAGAGCGACGAGTACCCATCAGGGCCCGCCACACTCTCCCGAGGAATGGAGAAAACAACCGATCGCACCTCCTCCAAAGAGGGAACGGCAGCAATGCGATTATTCTCCTCAATCAAAATTTCCGGGGAAAAACCAGCAAAATCAGGAAGAGCCAAGACAAAAGGATCGCCAGTAAGAAGGCGCTGGAAGTAAGCAGCCCCAGACTGCTGGATAAGCATCGGGGAAGTAAGGTAGGTCCCTTCTTCCCAAATACGGAAGATCTTATTAGCCACATGCTTCTTCTTGACCATATTATGGAAGAGCTTCGTGTTATGCTCCCCATCCTCCAGCCACTTGCAGGCAGCTTTCTGTTTCCAAAAATCCGCCTCCATGGCGGTGATACGGGCCAGATCCTCATTGCACCTGGACAAAAGTGTCCAACAATGCTCAGAGGGGTTCGCTTCACAGGCGGCCTCAGCAAGTCGAACAGACTTCTCCGCCTCAACGATCCGATCAAAAATGTTCCCAAAAACATCCCGGTTCCACCACTTAAGGTGGCCCTTCAGACGCTTCAGCTTCGCAAATAGCTTGGGCATGCCTTGCAGAGAACAGGGCGTGTTCCAATTCAGCCTGACGGTCTGAAGGAACCCAGGATGACGAACCCACATGCTCTGGAACCGAAAAGAACTCGGCCCACGAGCGAAAACAGGAGCAGACACCAAGAGAGGACAATGATCCGAGACCGTACGACTGAGATGTCCCACTCTAATAGAGTGGAAATGATCACCCCAATCAACAGAAACAAAAACACGGTCCAAACGCTTCCAAATGGTCCTGTTCGTCCAGGTGAACGAGGAACCCTCAAAACCAGCGTCAACCAAAGCCGACTCGAGAATGAAATCATTAAACTCGTCCATGGGGAGCTGCCTTCCGCCAGACGAGCCCAAGCATTCAGAGGCATCCCTCACAATATTGAAATCACCTCCAACAAGCCAAGGACCACTGTCAGGCTTGACTTGCAGCAAAGAAGCCCACAAGTCCCTCCGAACAGTGTAATCACACTTGGCATAAACAAATGAGCAGAAAGCAGCAACCGGGAGGAAAGGCACAGACACTTTGAAATGGAGGAACTGAGCATGATCAAAAAGACACTCAGCCATCACATCTTCCGCAAAAAAGACCCAAATATGTCCAGAGAGATTAGAAAAAACTTTCTGAAAACCAAGACGACGCACCATGAAAGATGGATCAAGCGCAATCATCGGTTCCAAGACAGCCAAAATTTTGATACGCTTTTCTTTAACAAAAGCGTGAAGCCTCTCTTGAGACTCCGAAGAACGGAGGCCCCTGATATTCCAAATAAGGCACTGCATTAAGACAAATCAGGGTAGGGCCCCATCTTCGTCTTCTGCTCGAGAGGAGCCTCCGAACAAGGCTCTTCATCAGAACGCTTCTTTTTTCGATGGTTAAAATCGGACATATCAGTGTCCAGATTCGCCCGCCCATCACAAGAACCGGTACTCCGAGGAGCACACGGATCATCATCCTCTAGATTCACAGCAACCGAGCCAAGATCCTGAAAAGATCGGCCTTGCTGTGCAATAATGCCCTCAATGAACAGGGCAGACGAAACCTCAGGAGACCCAGGATTTGAAGGGATAGAATGACTGCTGAAATTCACCCTACAATCAGAAGGGTCCAAAAGAGCATAACCAGAAACATCACGTGGAGAACCAAGATCATCCACGCAATCGACAAAGGAGGAACCATCCTCCTCGGTCACTTGACTAGCCCAAGTAGAAGCCGAAGAACAGCCAACTTTAACCTTGGGAATTTGGACTGAAGGAGAAAGATGGACCAACTCGGGAATATGGACAGAACTGGGAACTTGGACTGACTTGGGAAATTGGACAGAATGGGGAACAAGGACAGACTGGGAGAGAATGACACTATTGGAACCAACCAAAATAGTGTTAGAAGCCGAAGGAATCCCCACTTGGGGAAGGCCACCCTCACAAACCGAATCGTCCTCAAGGGTCGACAAGACCGCAAAAGCATTTTCGGAAGGAGGATCAATGGAGGGACCCGGATCCACCCTGGAAGGAGCACGACCCCTTGGAGGTCGTCTCCTCGGTCGCCTAGGCACAAAAGCAGGCCCAGGGATATGCTGATCAGGATGCTCAACAGGCTCAGGGGCATCACTCCCTGGAGGCTGTTGATCAGAGGTGTCCTCAGCCCGCTGTGGGGCTGTAGCAGAAGGAGACGGACGCTGGGGCCTGGGATTCTTACCATGAGAGTAACAAGCAACTGTAGCATGCCCAAGCATTTTGCAATCCGTACAATACGCAGGAATTTTTTCATAAACAACATCAATCTCCCGAGTATGATCACCCCAACCAACCCAGATTTGCTTAATCCTCTCCTCTAAAACATTCAGCTCAACACAAACCCGAGCAAAAGCCCCTCGAGAAACATTAACAGTGTGCTCATCTACCTTAAGAGGATTTCCTAGAATTTTGGCAAGAGCATAGAGGCTTTTTTTGTTAAACAAGTGTAAGGGTAGTTCCGGGAAACGAACCCAAACAGGGGCTATGGGCGATTCCATTTCAAACTTAAATTCCGGGGTCCATTTAGAAAAACGAATCCCAATCAGCCCCACATAAAGAGAACCACGCGTCCAGATACGCGTGTAATCTTCCTCGCAAGAAAAGGTGACAACCAAGTAACCTCGGGGGAGGAATTTTAAATTAAACGGGGCAATaaatccaatttttgaaaaagcaGAAGATATTACAGAATTAGGCACAGAGAACCTATTGCCCGAAATCTTGCCAACCAAAGCAAATTTAAAAGGTTCAGCGAGAGAAGAAATTACCTCCTCCGGGAATCGAATACCCGGTTTCCCATTCAGAAAGCTGGGCTCGGGCAAATCATCCATCGAATCAAGCACCTCAGCAAAGCTTTTTTTCACCGTACGAGGAGACGGTGGAGCCAAAGTGTCCCGAAACGAAACCGGGTGCGAAATAGCAGGCGAGGCACTAGGGTTGACCAAAGAGTCAACAGGTTTGACCCTAATTTTGACCGCAGGGTCAACAATTTTGACCAGGGGGTCAACAGATTTGACTGGCGGGTGGACTCGCTGGGCTCGAGCGAGTGAGTTCGGGTTGACTCGCGCGACACCGGTCGGAGCAGCCCCGACGACCGGCGAAGGTGACTTGACACAGGAACCGGGGTCCATTCCGGCAGACTCGGGCAGCGACGGGGGTAACTCGGCGTGACTCAGTGAGGAAGCCATGGAAGCAATCGAATTTTGGGCGTTTACCAAGGAGGTGGAAATGCCGGCAATGGAAGGAGTAGAAATGACGGCCATGGGCGGGGAAGAGAAGCCCTCAAAGGAATTGGAAAAAGCTGCATCCACGGCCAAGAAATCAGCCGGAGAAGATGAAGAGGGGGGCCGATTTTGCCTAGCCTTTTTAGATCTAAAATTCACACCCAATGAAGCACGGATCGGGGCAATTGGGGTGTGCGTTTTCTTTGTCTTGGAAAGAGGATCACAGATCGAGGCTTGATTTGAAGCATGGGTGTCGGAGTTGGCCGCAAAAGCCAAAAAACCAGACGGGGTGGCGGTGAACAGTGCCGGCGAGGATTCAGAAGCAAAACCCGTCGGATTTAGGGAAGAAGAAAACTGGGCAGTGGTCGGAACTTGAAGAGGTGAAGGAGACGAACCAGGAACCGGTAAGGCGACGCCGGAAAACTGCCCGGACGGCGCCGCGATCGGAAGTGACGCAGGTGAAGGGATTTCGGGAGTGAAATTGGACGGGCAAACGACGTCCAATTCGCCTGAAATTTGGACCGTAGGGTCGCCGTGAGGAGGCGAGTCCGGTGGTGTGGTCGGCCGGCCGGGAACCGGCGGCGGCATGGTCGGCGACGGAAAGCTGTGAATAGTGACGGAAATGGCACCtttttgggaatttttttttctttttagacTAGAGAGCTTTTTGAGGACGTTTTCTAGGgattagggtttagggtttagggttcagggttcagggtttagggttttttttttttttttttatttttttaggaaaaaacaccgccggaagcgggggggggggggggttaggcagacccctaccaGTATATAGACATAAAAGAAAATACAAGGAAACCTAAAGGAGGAGGGGGACTAGACCAAGACCTCCTCAAAAGGCTATACAAAGCAAATAAAAACATCAGAACATCTAGGGAATCAAGAGATAAAAAAATCCATAGAAACCCTAGAAACTATATCAGTGATAACAAAAAACTGCAACCTCTAGTGAAAGAGACACCAGAAGCCCTCCATATCAGCAAAAAATCAGAGACATCCACAGCTCAAGCTAGCCAATAAAAGACCAGGCAAAGAAGCACGGATGAGGAACATCAGTCGAAATCTAAAACGCTAGCAATGCGGACCCCAGAAGTCAGCGAGAGCGACAAAAAATACCATCAAAGCGGGTGGTCAGATCTATGCAAGAAAAGGACCAGAAGAACCAGGTCAACTGAGAAGTCACTATGCAAAAGAGGCCGCCAGAAGAAAGAGAAGGCAACCGCAAACCAGTCGACCCATGCAAATAAGTAACGGGGATGTGAATGTCTGAAACCAGCCACATCCAATAGCTAAGCAAAACAGCCCCAGAGAAGCAGAGGGCAGCAGATCCCAATAGTAGCAAGAGACCCATAAAGGCAGAGTCGGCCAAGAaaaaaaatccccaaatgcgCCCGACAAATCCTAACCCTCTGAGGAGCAGTAAGGCCAAGAATGAACTGCAAAAGACCTCCAAAAGATCCGGAAAGAGACCGGAAAGGTGTACCTGCAAAGAGAATAAATAActacatatatctaaatctaggatgacctagaCCAAAAAAAGGGccaaacaaagaaaaagagaagCCCAAAAGAGACGGCTATGGTCGCGTGAGGCTATAGGAGAGCGTGAGGCTCAATGTGAAACTAAAGCAAAAGAAAAGCCCTGGAGAGACAGACAGGGCCTGGCCAATTCATCCCCCGAAGGAAGCAAAGCGAGAGAGCAGGGAGACTGACAAACTCCAAATACTCCGGAAAGAGGCCGGAGAGCATGTACCtgcaaagaaaaatataaagctacatatatctaaatctaggatgacctagaTCAACAAGGGGatcaaagaaagaaaccagAAAGCCCAATAGAACCGGCTATCAGTGAGCGTGAGGCTCTAAGAAAACCTAGCTCTAAGGTAAGGAAGCCCGGAAGAATCCGAACGGGCCAATAGAGCAAAACGAGTGGGCAAGGGAGCCCCAAACTCAGCTAAAAACTGCCGATGGTCATGAGCATGCCGTGCCAGCGCATCCGCAACCGAATTCCCTTCCCTATAAATATGAGAGAAATGAACCGGCCTATGCCTCACCAAAATACGCGTCCTCGACACAATATGATCCAAATCCCAGCGACACCTCCAAGAACGAAGAATCTGAATGGCTATCTGGGAATCAGTTTCAATCCAAAGGGGAAAAAGACTATGGTCAGAACAGAAGAGGACACCCCTCCAAACCGCCCAAAGCTCTGCACAGACATTGGACCCCGGACCAATGAACTCACTGAAAAAAGCCAAAGTACTACCAGAAGAATCTCTAACAACCCCACCCACGGAAGACTCACCCAGATTCCCTCTAGAACTCCCATCAACATTAAGCTTGAAGAACCCAGGCGGAGGCCTCAACCAACGGACAATCGCAGTCTTCAGAGTCCGTTGGAAGCCAACCGAGATGCCCATGGAACGCGCAGCCTGCGAAACCCCCAGCCAAAGGCGGGGCTTGATCGTGGCAGCAGAGTGGGCAAGTCTCAAGTAGGACAAGATCTGGAATTTGACCGTCTCCGCAGAAGGTGATAAGTGACGGTGCTTAACATCATTGCGTGCGGTCCAGAGGAACCAAAGCACGACGAAAGGAAGGAACTCCTTCACATTACCCCCAGGAGACCACTCGCGACCCCTCTTCCAAACGCTGAGGAACAACCGAAAGTCCTCAGTGTCGGGGATGCGAACACGAAAAATAGCCCCAAAGAAATGCCACACAGAGCGAGCAATGGGACTATGAATGAAAACGTGTGTGAGCGTCTCAGACCTCTCACAACACTGACATTTGGATGCGAGTGAAAAACCACGCCGCTGAAGCACCTCATCAACAGGAAGCCACCGGTGCCAAAATCTCCACAAGAAAAAGGACATGGTGGGCCTCATCCACCGGCCCCAGCAAGGGGTCAAGATGTCCAAAACCTGCCCTCGCGGGCGGACCTGCTCCCAAGCAGATCAAACCGAAAAGGCCCCATTAGAGCTGTGGATCCAAAGAGCCGCATTCGGCTCATCCACCAACACGGGGACCTGCGCTATCTCCTCCGCCAAAGCAGAAGGAACAGTAGCACAGAGGGTATCAAAATCCCACGCCCCCTCAAGAAGGAAGCTAGAAACACACGCACCCCTATCACCTCTGACATCACAACGGCTCGACAGAGGAGTATCCCCCAGCCAAATATCATCCCAAAAAGAAACCTCCCCACCCCCAATTCTCCACCGAATACCAGGCTCCGCACGAGGCCGAATCTGAAGCAAACGACGCCAAGTGGGGGAAATAACACCACGGGAGGGGGCACAAACGGGGCTCACAGACCTACAATACTTCCTCAAAAGGAAACTCGCCCAAAGGGAAGTACCCTGTCTGCACCGAAACCACAGCTTCATGGAGAAGCTATCAACAATGTCTTTAAGACGACGAAAGCCAAGTCCGCCTTCACTCACCGGAAGGCAGGCACGAGACCACCTAGCCCAATGCCACTTTTTCTCCAAAGGACGAGAGCCCCAGAGAAAAGCATTAAAAATAAGCTCCAATCTCTCCAAAACAGTCAAGGGAGGCTGGATCACTTGACAGAGAAAAATCGGGATCGAGAGGAGCACACTACGAATCAGAGTCATCCGGCTCCCAGGCGCAAGGGAGCGGAGCTCCCAACCCTCCAGCTTTTTCCGAACCGATTGCAAAAGACGCTCAAACAAAGAGCACTTACGGTTCCCACGGAAAAGCGGAGCTCCAAGGTATCTCAAAGGCAGCTGCCCCTCCGCAAAACCAGTGATGCGCAGCAAACCGGAGCGGCGACGAGCAGAGCAACCCGGAGGAAAAATCATGGAACTCTTGGCCACATTCACCAATTGGCCAGAGCAATTCTCATAATGAGCTAAGAAATCTTTGAGGCACTGCATACCCCGAGACCCCCCATTGGCAAAAATAATGACATCATCAGCATAAGCCAGATGGGAAATCGACAAGTCACACCCAGACCGGTACCTCAGATCAGGATTCTGGAGGAACAATCGATTGAGACCGCGGGACAAGTACTCAGCCCCAAGAATGAAAAGGAGAGGGGACAAGGGGTCCCCCTGGCGCAGGCCCCTCGCAGAACCAAAGAAACCAGCAGGGGTACCATTAATATTAACAGAGAACTTGCAAAAAGAAATGCAAGCCCGCACCATCCTCACGACCTGTTTAGAAAAACCAAACCGCCTGAGGACATCCAAAAGAAAGGACCATTGGACTCTATCGTAAGCCTTGGCCATGTCCAGTTTCAAAATGACATTACCACCACGAGAAGGGAGGTTGAGGCTGTGAGTAAGCTCCTGAGCGAGAAGGATATTATCAGCGATCATCCGACCCGGAACAAAACCACTCTGATTTTGAGAAATAAGCCTCCCAACCACAGAACTCAGCCGAGAGTACAAAAGCTTCGAGATGATCTTATTAGAGACATTGCACAAGCTGATAGGACGGAAGTCCGTCCAAGCCTGAGCACCCGCGACTTTAGGAATCAAAGTGATTGTGGTGGCAGTGAAGCCTTGAGGCAAATGAGAGCCACCAAAAAAGTCAAGGACGGCGTCCATGACGTCCTGCTGCACAAAATCCCAGCAGTGCTGGAAGAAGATCGACGAATACCCATCAGGTCCCGCCACACTCTCCCTAGGAATGGAGAAAACAACCGATCGCACCTCCTCCAAGGAGGGAAAGGCAGCAATGCGATTATTCTCCTCAAGAGAAATATCCGGGGAAAAACCAGCAAAATCAGGCAGAGCCAAGATAAAAGGATCCCCAGTGAGGAGGCGCTGGAAATACACAGCCCCAGACTGCTGGATAAGCGTCGGGGAAGTAAGGCAGGTCCCGTCTTCCCAAATACGGAAGATCTTATTCGCCACATGCTTCTTCTTAACCATATTATGGAAGAGCTTCGTGTTACGCTCCCCATCCTCCAACCACTTGCAAGCGGCTTTTTGTTTCCAAAAATCCGCCTCCATGGCGGTGATACGGGCCAAATCCTTGTTGCACCTGGACAGAAGGTTCCAACAGTGCTCAGAGGGGTTCGCTTCACAGGCGGCCTCAGCAAGTCTAACAGACTTCTCCGCCTCAGCGATCCGATCAAAAATGTTCTC
Proteins encoded:
- the LOC140879359 gene encoding uncharacterized protein yields the protein MQCLIWNIRGLRSSESQERLHAFVKEKRIKILAVLEPMIALDPSFMVRRLGFQKVFSNLSGHIWVFFAEDVMAECLFDHAQFLHFKVSVPFLPVAAFCSFVYAKCDYTVRRDLWASLLQVKPDSGPWLVGGDFNIVRDASECLGSSGGRQLPMDEFNDFILESALVDAGFEGSSFTWTNRTIWKRLDRVFVSVDWGDHFHSIRVGHLSRTVSDHCPLLVSAPVFARGPSSFRFQSMWVRHPGFLQTVRLNWNTPCSLQGMPKLFAKLKRLKGHLKWWNRDVFGNIFDRIVEAEKSVRLAEAACEANPSEHCWTLLSRCNEDLARITAMEADFWKQKAACKWLEDGEHNTKLFHNMVKKKHVANKIFRIWEEGTYLTSPMLIQQSGAAYFQRLLTGDPFVLALPDFAGFSPEILIEENNRIAAVPSLEEVRSVVFSIPRESVAGPDGYSSLFFQSCWDFVQKDVMDAVLDFFNGSPLPQGFTATSITLIPKVEGAHAWTDFRPISLCNVSNKIISKLLYSRLSSGVGRLISQNQSGFVPGRMIADNILLAQELTHSLNLPSRGGNVILKLDMAKAYDRVQWSFLLDVLTRFGFSEQVVRMVRACISFCKFSVNINGTPTGFFGSARGLRQGDPLSPLLFILGAEYLSRGLDRLFLQTPDLRYRSGCDLPISHLAYADDVIIFANGGSRGMQCLKDFLAHYENCSGQLVNVAKSSMIFAPGCTARRRSRLWGSRPLEKKWHWAKWSRACLPVREGGLGFRRLKDIVDSFSMKLWFRCRQGTSLWARFLLRKYCRSVSPVCAPSRGAISPTWRLLLQIRPRAEPGIRWRIGCGEVSFWDDRWLGDTPLSSRCIVRGDRGACVSSFLSEGAWNFDTLCAFVPSALAEEIAQIPIVVDEPDVALWIHSSDGAFSVRSAWEQVRPRGQVLGFLTPCWGRWMRPTMSFFLWRFWHRWLPVDEVLQRRGFTLASKCQCCERAETLTHVFINSPLARSVWHFFGAIFRVHIPDTEDFRLFFSAWKRGREWSPGGNVKEFLPFVVLWFLWTARNDAKHRRLSPSTETVKFQILSYLRLSHSAATIKPGLWLGVFQAARSMGISVRLQRTQKTAIVRWLRPPPGFFKLNVDGSSRGNPGESSVGGVVRDSSGRTLGFFSEFIGTGSNVRAELWAIWRGVLFCSDHSLFPLWIETDSQIAIQILRSRRCRWDLDHIVSRTCILVSNRLVHFSHVYREGNSVADALARHAHDHRQFLDEFGAPLPTHIAPLARSDSSGLPYLRARYMLSGLFPEYLEFVSLPALSLCFLREMDWPGPVCFSRAFLLL